Proteins co-encoded in one Papaver somniferum cultivar HN1 chromosome 5, ASM357369v1, whole genome shotgun sequence genomic window:
- the LOC113280277 gene encoding uncharacterized protein LOC113280277 yields the protein MASLRNSRNSVYIFAYFLLFAVLFRECSSSEENFGKVRVKVMNQLNNGQNLWLHCWVQRGYRKIEQTIPDNQSVTWSFGLTFIGKTYYDCDFGWNKQGIMIYKRQQVYNERVDGYCEDDICNWAARQDGIYRQNAGWGWSLVVHW from the coding sequence ATGGCTAGTCTTAGAAATAGCCGCAACAGTGTTTACATATTTGCTTACTTCCTTCTGTTTGCAGTATTATTTCGTGAGTGTTCATCCTCAGAAGAAAACTTTGGAAAAGTTCGTGTAAAAGTTATGAACCAACTTAACAATGGCCAAAATTTGTGGTTACACTGTTGGGTGCAAAGAGGATATAGAAAAATAGAACAAACTATTCCTGATAACCAATCTGTGACGTGGTCATTTGGTCTTACATTTATCGGTAAAACTTACTATGATTGTGATTTTGGATGGAATAAACAAGGAATTATGATTTATAAACGTCAACAAGTCTATAACGAGAGAGTAGATGGATACTGTGAAGATGATATTTGTAACTGGGCAGCACGTCAAGATGGAATTTATCGACAGAATGCTGGTTGGGGCTGGAGCCTTGTTGTACATTGGTAA